A single Symbiobacterium thermophilum IAM 14863 DNA region contains:
- a CDS encoding sensor histidine kinase: protein MRWSDVPVENKAQIAWGALVVVYLLGAQRPELIRPPVVAVFLLSAAAAFLELWLRSRGWPHLLWYDCIVWSALLTGMVVVTGGRGSEVWAAYILMSLTAPVVLRRVAPYILLGVNVTAYGLIYLLYNPFGAPLDWGLLFLRIGTIFLVAYVVDRSTARERQSHARAVALARSRVSELVQARDAERRRIAHDIHDWLGTGIIAPLRRLEIAARQSDVESCRRHVEEAADSLRRAHAELRRLMENLHPHLLEQMGLAEALRAYLTDWGEEHGVAVHYHLTPGPEPPADAALALYRIQQEALNNCAKHADASQVWVTLELGADRVRLTLRDDGHGRPGRPGRGITGMQERAAAFGGTVTVHGQPGRGTTVTAELPLRAAAAAAPAPTEPF from the coding sequence ATGCGCTGGTCCGACGTTCCGGTGGAGAACAAGGCGCAGATCGCCTGGGGTGCGCTGGTGGTCGTCTACCTGCTCGGGGCCCAGCGGCCCGAGCTCATCCGGCCGCCGGTGGTGGCCGTCTTCCTGCTGTCGGCCGCCGCCGCCTTCCTGGAACTCTGGCTGCGCAGCCGGGGCTGGCCGCACCTCCTCTGGTACGACTGCATCGTCTGGTCCGCGCTGCTGACCGGGATGGTGGTGGTCACCGGCGGGCGGGGCTCCGAGGTCTGGGCCGCCTACATCCTCATGTCGCTCACGGCGCCGGTGGTGCTCCGGCGGGTGGCGCCGTACATCCTGCTGGGGGTCAACGTCACCGCCTACGGGCTGATCTACCTCCTCTACAACCCCTTTGGGGCCCCGCTGGACTGGGGCCTGCTCTTCCTGCGCATCGGGACCATCTTCCTGGTGGCCTACGTGGTCGACCGCTCCACCGCCCGGGAGCGGCAGTCCCACGCGCGGGCGGTGGCGCTGGCCCGCAGCCGGGTCAGCGAGCTGGTCCAGGCCCGGGACGCCGAGCGGCGGCGCATCGCCCACGACATCCACGACTGGCTGGGCACCGGAATCATCGCGCCGCTCCGGCGACTGGAGATCGCCGCCCGCCAGTCCGACGTGGAGAGCTGCCGGCGGCACGTGGAAGAGGCCGCCGACTCGCTCCGGCGGGCCCACGCCGAGCTCAGGCGGCTGATGGAGAACCTGCACCCCCACCTCCTGGAGCAGATGGGGCTGGCGGAGGCGCTGCGGGCGTACCTCACCGACTGGGGCGAGGAGCACGGCGTGGCCGTGCACTACCACCTCACGCCCGGCCCCGAGCCGCCGGCGGACGCGGCGCTGGCGCTGTACCGCATCCAGCAGGAGGCGCTCAACAACTGCGCCAAGCACGCCGACGCCAGCCAGGTCTGGGTGACGCTGGAGCTGGGCGCGGACCGGGTGCGGCTGACGCTGCGGGACGACGGACACGGCCGGCCCGGCCGCCCGGGCCGGGGCATCACGGGGATGCAGGAGCGCGCCGCCGCCTTCGGCGGCACGGTGACGGTCCACGGTCAGCCGGGCCGGGGCACGACCGTCACCGCCGAACTGCCGCTCAGGGCGGCTGCAGCAGCGGCTCCAGCGCCGACAGAACCGTTCTGA
- a CDS encoding AMP-binding protein, translating into MSEYVWRPDEAWRTRARIARFLASCGVGSLEELQARAAADPAWFWGEAVKDIGIEWYEPPRQILDLSAGAPWAAWFRGARMNLAHEAVDKHLRNRPHQLAVIYEGEEGTVRTWSYRQLWAESNRLAGALRALGVAKGDRVGIMLPLIPEAVAAMMAVARLGAIFTPIFSGFAPAAAASRLADCEAKLLITADGFYRRGRLVNLKAVADEAAAQAPSVRNVLVVRRTGAAVGWTPGRDLWYHEQVAAQPARFETARMDPEDPCMIIYTSGTTGRPKGAVHVHGGFPLKAAQDMAHCFDVGPGDLVMWFTDLGWMMGPWLIYGGLILGATVFLYDGAPDHPAPDRLWDMVERHGITHLGLSPTVIRALAPAGTDWVARHDLSSLRVLGGTGEPWNPEPYRWFVEHVGGGRCPMINYSGGTEISGGILGCVPIRPIKECSFNAVVPGMAATVLDERGQPAPPGQVGELALTAPWPGMTRGFWRDPDRYLETYWRRFEGFWVHGDWASVDAEGFWYIHGRSDDTINVAGKRVGPAEYESVLVSDPRVQEAATVGVPHPVKGTAPVCFVVLRPGVTPGPGLADELRERVAREMGRPLVPEAVLFVGSLPKTRNAKIMRRVVRAAYLGEDPGDLSALENPEAVAEIQRVRAAQSG; encoded by the coding sequence ATGTCGGAGTACGTCTGGCGACCCGACGAGGCCTGGCGGACGCGCGCGCGGATCGCCCGGTTCCTCGCGTCCTGTGGCGTGGGCAGCCTGGAGGAGCTGCAGGCCCGCGCGGCGGCCGACCCGGCCTGGTTCTGGGGGGAGGCCGTGAAGGACATCGGCATCGAGTGGTACGAACCGCCCAGGCAGATCCTGGACCTCTCGGCCGGCGCACCGTGGGCGGCCTGGTTCCGGGGCGCCCGCATGAACCTGGCCCACGAGGCCGTGGACAAGCACCTGCGCAACAGGCCCCACCAGCTCGCCGTCATCTACGAGGGCGAGGAGGGCACCGTCCGCACCTGGAGCTACCGGCAGCTCTGGGCAGAGTCGAACCGGCTTGCCGGGGCCCTGCGGGCGCTGGGGGTGGCGAAGGGGGATCGTGTGGGCATCATGCTGCCGCTCATCCCCGAGGCGGTGGCGGCCATGATGGCCGTGGCCCGCCTGGGCGCCATCTTCACGCCGATCTTCTCCGGCTTCGCGCCGGCGGCCGCCGCCAGCCGGCTGGCCGACTGCGAGGCGAAGCTCCTGATCACCGCGGACGGCTTCTACCGGCGCGGCCGGCTGGTCAACCTGAAGGCGGTGGCCGACGAGGCGGCCGCGCAGGCGCCCTCCGTCCGGAACGTGCTGGTGGTGCGGCGCACCGGCGCCGCCGTCGGCTGGACCCCGGGGCGCGACCTCTGGTACCACGAACAGGTCGCGGCGCAGCCGGCCCGCTTCGAGACGGCGCGCATGGACCCCGAGGACCCGTGCATGATCATCTACACCTCCGGCACCACCGGCCGCCCGAAGGGGGCGGTGCACGTGCACGGCGGCTTCCCGCTGAAGGCGGCCCAGGACATGGCCCACTGCTTCGACGTGGGGCCCGGCGACCTGGTGATGTGGTTCACCGACCTGGGCTGGATGATGGGGCCGTGGTTGATCTACGGGGGGCTCATCCTGGGCGCAACGGTCTTCCTGTATGACGGCGCCCCCGACCATCCCGCCCCCGACCGGCTGTGGGACATGGTCGAACGGCACGGCATCACTCACCTGGGGCTGTCACCCACCGTCATCCGCGCCCTGGCGCCGGCGGGCACGGACTGGGTGGCCCGGCACGACCTGTCCAGCCTGCGGGTGCTGGGCGGCACGGGCGAGCCCTGGAACCCGGAGCCGTATCGCTGGTTCGTGGAGCACGTGGGCGGCGGCCGCTGCCCGATGATCAACTACTCCGGCGGCACCGAGATCTCCGGCGGAATCCTGGGCTGCGTGCCCATCCGTCCAATTAAAGAATGCTCCTTCAACGCCGTGGTCCCCGGCATGGCGGCCACGGTGCTGGACGAGCGGGGGCAGCCCGCGCCGCCGGGACAGGTGGGGGAGCTCGCGCTCACCGCCCCCTGGCCGGGCATGACCCGGGGCTTCTGGCGCGACCCTGACCGTTATCTCGAGACCTACTGGCGCCGGTTTGAGGGCTTCTGGGTCCACGGGGACTGGGCGTCGGTGGACGCGGAGGGGTTCTGGTACATCCACGGCCGCTCCGACGACACGATCAACGTCGCCGGCAAGCGGGTGGGGCCGGCGGAGTACGAGTCGGTGCTGGTCAGCGACCCCCGGGTGCAGGAGGCGGCGACGGTGGGCGTGCCCCACCCGGTGAAAGGGACGGCCCCCGTCTGCTTCGTCGTGCTGCGGCCGGGGGTGACGCCGGGTCCCGGCCTGGCGGACGAGCTGCGGGAGCGGGTCGCCCGGGAGATGGGCCGCCCGCTGGTGCCCGAGGCGGTGCTCTTTGTCGGGTCCCTGCCCAAGACCCGCAACGCCAAGATCATGCGCCGGGTCGTCCGGGCGGCGTACCTGGGTGAGGACCCAGGGGACCTCTCCGCCCTGGAGAACCCGGAGGCGGTGGCGGAGATCCAGCGGGTGCGGGCGGCGCAGTCCGGCTGA
- a CDS encoding histidine phosphatase family protein has translation MGDRPRGVGRFDHAVTALVEAARGRDIIVVSHGIVLSLVLIRLRGQDRVDPADWARIRMPDCRVVDTDAMQVVQPFGAWGG, from the coding sequence GTGGGAGACCGTCCGCGCGGCGTTGGCCGCTTCGACCACGCGGTCACGGCGCTGGTGGAGGCCGCCCGGGGGCGGGACATCATCGTGGTCTCCCACGGCATCGTGCTGTCGCTCGTCCTGATCCGGCTCCGTGGGCAGGACCGGGTCGATCCGGCCGACTGGGCGCGGATCCGCATGCCGGACTGCCGCGTCGTGGACACCGACGCCATGCAGGTGGTGCAGCCCTTCGGGGCGTGGGGAGGGTGA
- a CDS encoding COG2426 family protein codes for MFNWSAALKVMAISAIPFLELRFGIPVGIVSGLDPAVAVALGVLGNVLQVPLIIFIMYMLRRIAQLVPWAARILARIDRAAERHEAKVRRYGWLGLALLIGIPIPGTGLWTGAAVANLMRMPLMLTALSMAAGVAIAGVLVGAVTTGAIAVIDLF; via the coding sequence GTGTTCAACTGGAGCGCTGCTCTGAAGGTGATGGCCATCTCGGCCATCCCGTTCCTGGAACTGCGCTTCGGCATCCCCGTGGGTATCGTCAGCGGACTGGATCCGGCGGTTGCCGTCGCGCTCGGCGTCCTGGGCAACGTGCTCCAGGTGCCGCTGATCATCTTCATCATGTACATGCTCCGGCGCATCGCCCAGCTGGTGCCGTGGGCGGCCCGCATCCTGGCGCGCATCGACCGCGCGGCGGAGCGGCATGAGGCGAAGGTGCGGCGCTACGGCTGGCTCGGTCTGGCGCTGCTGATCGGGATCCCGATCCCCGGCACCGGCCTGTGGACCGGCGCGGCCGTGGCCAACCTGATGCGGATGCCGCTCATGCTGACGGCGCTGTCCATGGCCGCAGGGGTGGCGATTGCCGGCGTGCTGGTCGGGGCGGTGACGACGGGCGCCATCGCGGTCATCGATCTGTTCTGA
- a CDS encoding methylated-DNA--[protein]-cysteine S-methyltransferase gives MEYTCCETRLGPIYVAWTAQGIACVAAGEGEEEAFRARCRALTGQSPVRNDGRRAELERMLQGWLEGEPYDGPVDLSPLSPFDREVLAACRAIPRGEVRTYGELAAAVGRPRAARAVGGALRRNPVPLLIPCHRVVRSDGTIGQYSMGGPEVKRQLLAMEGAR, from the coding sequence ATGGAGTACACGTGCTGCGAGACCCGTTTGGGACCGATCTACGTGGCCTGGACCGCGCAGGGGATCGCCTGCGTTGCCGCCGGGGAGGGCGAAGAGGAGGCCTTCCGGGCCCGCTGCCGCGCCCTGACCGGGCAAAGCCCCGTCCGGAACGACGGGCGCCGGGCCGAACTGGAGCGGATGCTGCAGGGCTGGCTGGAGGGTGAGCCGTACGACGGTCCGGTGGACCTGTCCCCGCTCAGCCCCTTCGACCGGGAGGTGCTGGCCGCCTGTCGGGCCATTCCGCGGGGCGAGGTGCGCACCTACGGCGAGCTGGCCGCCGCGGTGGGCCGGCCCCGGGCCGCCCGCGCGGTGGGCGGCGCCCTGCGGCGAAATCCCGTGCCACTGCTCATACCCTGCCACCGGGTGGTCAGGAGCGACGGGACCATCGGCCAGTACAGCATGGGCGGGCCGGAGGTGAAGCGGCAGCTCCTGGCCATGGAAGGCGCGCGCTGA
- a CDS encoding tetratricopeptide repeat protein — protein sequence MGKEVEALFEDVHVHAELAHVLQQEGRWAEALHHARRVVALAPRGSVLHLWGYAKAATIAADMGRGQLAHRFATVYLALARGASGVEQYTPWVQQAMGIACYQRGRFQEAIAWYRRAVQGFARCGLTEQVAVASSMLAFNLARIGRPQRARACLADRSEFPESRSYLYDSAMTAIHMAEGDHELAVSSGRRALTASGRRSFDFADAAAVALLVSRALRALGARREATAFILSAARFAVRQRWEVLAPLLPNRGQRGGDMAREAAVSRGRGSAHPRDGASLCPGCG from the coding sequence GTGGGAAAGGAGGTGGAGGCGCTGTTCGAGGACGTCCACGTTCACGCGGAGCTGGCCCATGTGTTGCAGCAGGAAGGCCGGTGGGCCGAGGCCCTGCACCACGCGCGGCGAGTCGTCGCGCTGGCGCCCCGGGGCAGCGTGCTTCACCTCTGGGGCTACGCCAAGGCCGCGACCATCGCGGCGGACATGGGGCGCGGGCAGCTGGCGCATCGCTTCGCGACGGTCTACCTCGCCCTCGCCCGGGGGGCGTCCGGGGTGGAGCAGTACACGCCCTGGGTGCAGCAGGCCATGGGGATCGCCTGTTACCAGCGCGGTCGCTTCCAGGAGGCCATCGCCTGGTACCGGCGGGCGGTGCAGGGCTTCGCCCGGTGCGGGCTCACGGAGCAGGTCGCCGTTGCCTCGTCGATGCTGGCCTTCAACCTGGCGCGCATCGGCCGGCCCCAGCGGGCCCGCGCCTGCCTGGCCGACCGCAGCGAGTTCCCGGAGAGCCGCTCCTACCTGTACGATTCTGCCATGACAGCGATCCACATGGCGGAAGGGGACCACGAGCTGGCGGTCAGCAGCGGCCGTCGGGCGCTGACGGCTTCCGGCAGGCGGTCCTTTGACTTCGCAGACGCGGCGGCAGTTGCCCTCCTCGTGTCCCGGGCCCTGCGGGCCCTGGGGGCGCGACGGGAGGCCACCGCCTTCATCCTCTCCGCCGCAAGGTTTGCGGTCCGGCAGCGATGGGAAGTGCTCGCGCCCCTGCTGCCAAACCGGGGCCAGAGAGGAGGTGACATGGCTCGTGAAGCGGCGGTCTCTCGTGGTCGCGGCAGTGCTCATCCTCGTGATGGGGCTAGCCTCTGCCCTGGGTGCGGATAG
- a CDS encoding thiamine pyrophosphate-binding protein has protein sequence MSFAHAGKLVARALRNEGVEVVFTLCGGHVMSIYDGCLDEGIRVVDVRHEQTAAFAADAWSRLTGRPGVAILTAGPGVTNAVTGIANAYRAQSPMVVIGGQGPRSLAGKGALQEMDVLSVIRPITKGQVSISDPARIPEIVSWAFRTAMSGVPGPVYLEMPLDLLFAPWEDGGSRLPAPYPGRPAMPGDESRVAAAAELLRAAERPVVLIGSQVRWSPHWQAAREFAEKVGAPVYVSGMARGLLPPRWARSRKAALAEADVALVFGTPLDFRLGYGGSPVWNEQCRLIQVDLDPAEPGRNRDAAVAIPGDSGTVMMQLLALGDLGAGRPARRAWLERLEAEEEKRLARMQPDLTSEAMPVNPLRLCAEIDRALPEDAILIGDGGDFVATAANVVRVRRYPAGWMDPGPLGTLGIGMGFAMAARLAHPDVPVVLLLGDGTAGLNLMEVEAAVRQNLPFVVVVGNDAGWTQIRRGQVEMFGSERAPATALSYTRYERVAEALGGHGIWVERPEEIGPALRQALAADRLTVINVKMGGSDFRAGAISV, from the coding sequence ATGAGCTTTGCGCATGCGGGGAAGCTGGTCGCCCGGGCGCTGCGCAACGAGGGCGTGGAGGTCGTCTTCACCCTCTGCGGCGGCCACGTGATGTCCATCTACGACGGCTGCCTGGATGAAGGGATCCGGGTGGTGGACGTGCGGCACGAGCAGACGGCGGCGTTCGCCGCCGACGCCTGGTCCCGCCTGACCGGCCGTCCCGGCGTCGCCATCCTGACGGCCGGCCCGGGGGTCACCAACGCGGTGACCGGCATCGCCAACGCCTACCGCGCCCAGTCGCCGATGGTGGTGATCGGCGGGCAGGGGCCCCGCAGCCTGGCGGGCAAGGGCGCGCTCCAGGAGATGGACGTGCTCTCCGTCATCCGCCCCATCACCAAGGGGCAGGTCTCCATCTCCGATCCGGCGCGCATCCCGGAGATCGTCTCCTGGGCCTTCCGGACGGCCATGTCGGGCGTGCCGGGGCCGGTCTACCTGGAGATGCCGCTGGACCTGCTGTTTGCGCCGTGGGAGGACGGCGGCTCCCGCCTGCCGGCCCCCTACCCCGGGCGGCCGGCCATGCCGGGGGACGAAAGCCGCGTGGCGGCGGCGGCGGAGCTGCTGCGCGCGGCGGAGCGGCCGGTGGTCCTGATCGGCAGCCAGGTGCGCTGGTCCCCGCACTGGCAGGCGGCCCGGGAGTTCGCCGAAAAGGTGGGCGCGCCGGTCTATGTCTCGGGCATGGCCCGGGGCCTGTTGCCTCCCCGCTGGGCGCGTTCCCGCAAGGCTGCCCTGGCGGAGGCCGACGTCGCCCTGGTCTTCGGCACGCCCCTCGATTTCCGCCTGGGTTACGGCGGCTCTCCCGTGTGGAACGAACAGTGCAGGCTGATCCAGGTGGACCTGGACCCGGCAGAACCCGGCCGCAACCGGGACGCGGCGGTGGCCATTCCCGGGGACAGCGGCACGGTGATGATGCAGCTGCTGGCCTTGGGCGACCTGGGCGCCGGCCGGCCCGCGCGCCGGGCGTGGCTGGAACGGCTGGAGGCGGAGGAGGAGAAGCGGCTGGCCCGGATGCAGCCGGACCTCACCAGCGAGGCCATGCCCGTCAATCCCCTGCGGCTGTGCGCCGAGATCGACCGGGCCCTGCCGGAGGACGCGATCCTCATCGGGGACGGCGGCGACTTCGTGGCGACCGCGGCCAACGTGGTGCGGGTGCGCCGCTACCCGGCGGGCTGGATGGACCCCGGGCCGCTGGGCACGCTCGGGATCGGCATGGGGTTCGCCATGGCCGCGCGGCTGGCGCACCCGGACGTGCCCGTCGTCCTCCTGCTCGGCGACGGCACCGCAGGGCTCAACCTGATGGAGGTGGAGGCGGCGGTGCGGCAGAACCTGCCCTTCGTTGTGGTGGTGGGCAACGATGCCGGCTGGACCCAGATCCGCCGCGGCCAGGTGGAGATGTTCGGCAGCGAACGCGCACCGGCCACGGCTCTCAGCTACACCCGCTACGAGCGGGTGGCCGAGGCCCTGGGCGGACACGGCATCTGGGTGGAGCGGCCGGAGGAGATCGGGCCTGCCCTCCGGCAGGCGCTGGCAGCGGACCGGCTGACCGTGATCAACGTGAAGATGGGCGGCAGCGACTTCCGGGCGGGCGCGATCAGCGTGTAG
- a CDS encoding arylesterase, which translates to MRRVLVVALAVAAIAAVALWRAGRPSPKQQSALQAPAVELARAALPEVLTPDPRVDRSGWPVIVAFGDSLTAGLGVDPDRNYPSQLQALLDERGYRYRVVNAGVSGELTAGGLSRVDQVLEHRPAVVILELGANDGMQARPVAEVRENLAGIIARLQEEGVAVLLAGMRAPPNHGPEYEAAFAQVYPDLAAEFGVPLIPFFLEGVAGSPYLNQRDGIHPTAQGYAIVVRTVLSALEPLLQPP; encoded by the coding sequence GTGCGCCGCGTTCTCGTCGTCGCACTGGCCGTGGCCGCGATCGCCGCGGTCGCGCTGTGGCGGGCCGGCCGGCCCTCGCCGAAGCAGCAGTCGGCGCTGCAGGCGCCGGCGGTCGAGCTGGCGCGCGCGGCCCTGCCGGAGGTGCTCACGCCGGACCCGCGGGTCGACCGCAGCGGCTGGCCCGTCATCGTCGCCTTCGGCGACAGCCTCACCGCGGGGCTGGGAGTGGACCCGGACCGGAACTACCCCAGCCAGCTGCAGGCGCTGCTGGACGAGCGGGGCTACCGGTACCGGGTGGTCAACGCCGGCGTCTCCGGGGAGCTGACGGCCGGCGGCCTCAGCCGGGTCGACCAGGTGCTGGAGCACCGGCCGGCCGTGGTCATCCTGGAGCTGGGCGCCAACGACGGCATGCAGGCGCGTCCGGTGGCGGAGGTGCGGGAGAATCTGGCCGGCATCATCGCACGGCTGCAGGAGGAGGGGGTCGCCGTGCTGCTGGCGGGCATGCGGGCGCCGCCCAACCACGGCCCCGAGTATGAGGCGGCCTTCGCGCAGGTCTACCCGGACCTGGCGGCCGAGTTCGGCGTCCCCCTCATCCCCTTCTTCCTGGAGGGGGTGGCGGGGTCGCCCTACCTGAACCAGCGCGACGGCATCCATCCCACCGCGCAGGGGTACGCCATCGTGGTCAGAACGGTTCTGTCGGCGCTGGAGCCGCTGCTGCAGCCGCCCTGA
- a CDS encoding DUF92 domain-containing protein gives MNDLWAILLAFGYVGGVVAVGEVGYRMGLPRPIARKVVHVGAGLWIIGTLLVFENRYLAAVPPALSAAANWVVHRRRLLGAVEADADNLGTVWFAVSFALLVLLAWEEPAAMLGGVLAMTLGDAAASTVGLRLGRRPYATLGGRTKSLEGSLAMFAVTLSTLLVVLRLFAPDLAAPALAGLALLGAVAASCAEALGIKGLDNLWVPLGTGFVVWSGLNLVTPLLPALGLGSLLASLIGLAAWRKGALTPSGVLGAILTGTAVFGLGGWPGGLALVAFFVSGSLLSRLFRQRKAVVEADFAKTGTRDLGQALANGVVAAVAAVAYTATGQAAWMGAILGSLAAAAADTWATELGVLARSAPRLITTFKPVPPGTSGAVSVGGTLAAVGGGLFIALVGALADPRWWRLLPWVTLAGLAGSFLDSLLGATLQGVYWCPQCGKETERPVHGCGSRTRLHRGLQVVSNDLVNLLATVVGGLVGFLMV, from the coding sequence TACGTCGGCGGCGTGGTGGCGGTGGGCGAGGTCGGATACCGCATGGGGCTGCCGCGCCCCATCGCCCGCAAGGTGGTGCACGTGGGCGCGGGTCTGTGGATCATCGGCACGCTGCTGGTCTTCGAGAACCGCTACCTGGCGGCGGTCCCGCCCGCGCTGTCCGCCGCGGCCAACTGGGTCGTTCACCGCCGGCGGCTCCTCGGGGCCGTGGAGGCCGACGCGGACAACCTGGGAACCGTCTGGTTCGCGGTCTCCTTCGCGCTGCTGGTCCTGCTGGCCTGGGAGGAGCCCGCCGCCATGCTGGGCGGCGTGCTCGCCATGACCCTGGGCGACGCCGCTGCGTCCACGGTGGGGCTGCGCCTCGGGCGACGGCCGTACGCCACCCTGGGCGGCCGCACCAAGAGCCTGGAGGGCTCCCTGGCCATGTTCGCCGTGACGCTGTCGACCCTCCTCGTCGTGCTGCGCCTCTTCGCACCAGATCTGGCCGCCCCGGCCCTGGCCGGGCTGGCCCTCCTGGGGGCTGTGGCCGCATCGTGTGCGGAGGCGCTGGGCATCAAGGGGCTGGACAACCTCTGGGTACCTCTCGGCACCGGGTTCGTGGTCTGGAGCGGGCTGAACCTCGTCACGCCCCTCCTGCCGGCCCTGGGCCTGGGTTCCCTGCTGGCGTCCCTGATCGGGCTGGCCGCCTGGCGGAAGGGCGCCCTCACACCCAGCGGAGTGCTGGGGGCCATCCTCACGGGCACGGCGGTGTTCGGACTGGGCGGCTGGCCCGGCGGGCTCGCCCTGGTCGCGTTCTTCGTGTCGGGCAGCCTGCTGTCCCGGCTGTTTCGGCAGCGGAAGGCCGTGGTCGAGGCCGACTTCGCCAAGACCGGCACGCGCGACCTGGGTCAGGCCCTCGCCAACGGCGTGGTGGCGGCGGTCGCCGCCGTGGCCTACACGGCCACCGGGCAGGCCGCCTGGATGGGCGCCATCCTGGGCAGCCTGGCGGCCGCCGCGGCGGACACCTGGGCCACGGAGCTGGGGGTGCTGGCCCGCTCGGCACCCCGGCTCATCACGACCTTCAAGCCCGTGCCTCCGGGTACCAGCGGCGCCGTCTCCGTGGGCGGCACGCTGGCCGCCGTGGGCGGCGGGCTCTTCATCGCCCTGGTCGGCGCCCTGGCGGATCCCCGCTGGTGGCGCCTCCTGCCCTGGGTGACCCTGGCCGGCCTCGCCGGCTCCTTCCTGGACTCGCTGCTGGGGGCGACCCTGCAGGGCGTGTACTGGTGCCCGCAGTGCGGGAAGGAGACGGAGCGGCCGGTGCACGGGTGCGGCAGCCGGACCCGCCTGCACCGGGGGCTGCAGGTCGTCAGCAACGACCTGGTCAACCTGCTGGCCACCGTCGTCGGGGGGCTGGTGGGGTTCCTGATGGTGTAG
- a CDS encoding response regulator transcription factor, with protein MKRRILLVEDQTVVREGLRQLIESDADMEVVGEAAAVAEAVALAARLRPDVVLLDLKLADGSGLDAARQILQGSDPPAVLVLSTYADAALVRSALAMGASGYIPKTASFAEIASAVRTAAQGGVVIHPSLAGKLAGRGEETLREEEIAMLRMLAEGASYAEIGNRLYLSERTVRRHMNLLFDKMGVQNRTQAVAEAMRRGLLN; from the coding sequence GTGAAGCGGCGGATTCTGCTGGTGGAGGACCAGACCGTGGTGCGGGAGGGGCTCCGGCAGCTGATCGAGAGCGATGCGGACATGGAAGTGGTGGGAGAGGCCGCCGCGGTGGCCGAGGCGGTGGCGCTGGCGGCCCGGCTGCGGCCGGACGTCGTCCTGCTGGACCTGAAGCTGGCCGACGGCAGCGGGCTCGACGCCGCCCGGCAGATCCTGCAGGGCAGTGACCCGCCGGCGGTTCTGGTGCTTTCCACTTACGCCGACGCGGCCCTGGTCCGCTCCGCCCTGGCGATGGGCGCCAGCGGGTACATCCCCAAGACCGCCTCGTTCGCCGAGATCGCCTCCGCGGTGCGCACCGCCGCCCAGGGCGGGGTGGTCATCCACCCGTCGCTGGCCGGCAAGCTGGCGGGCCGGGGGGAGGAGACGCTCCGGGAGGAGGAGATCGCCATGCTCCGGATGCTGGCCGAGGGGGCGTCCTACGCGGAGATCGGCAACCGGCTCTACCTCAGCGAGCGCACCGTCCGCCGGCACATGAACCTGCTGTTCGACAAGATGGGGGTGCAGAACCGCACCCAGGCGGTAGCGGAGGCCATGCGCCGGGGGCTGTTGAACTAG
- the pdaB gene encoding polysaccharide deacetylase family sporulation protein PdaB, protein MHRTPTRRRALLLAAVLMGAALALPAGTARARVTERNDAAPVSASLQPTLRPIYSARTEDKVVALTFDISWGNQMAPKVLEVLRNEKVPATFFLSGPWAKNHAELVKQIQADGHEIESHGHAHVDLNTLGREGAARNIAAAHAILKELTGRDPTYIRPPNGAFNEASVQAAKDLGYATVIWSVDSLDWKNPGVDRIVNRTVRLAHPGAIILMHASDSCKQTDQALPAIIRSLREQGYRFLLLDDLIRTYGVDMNGHIRVLR, encoded by the coding sequence ATGCACCGCACGCCGACCCGCAGGAGGGCGCTTCTCCTGGCCGCGGTCCTGATGGGCGCGGCTCTGGCCCTGCCCGCCGGAACGGCCCGGGCACGGGTGACGGAGCGCAACGACGCCGCGCCGGTGAGCGCCTCGCTGCAGCCCACCCTGCGTCCGATTTACTCCGCCAGGACCGAGGACAAGGTGGTCGCCCTCACCTTCGACATCTCGTGGGGAAACCAGATGGCTCCCAAGGTGCTGGAGGTACTGCGTAACGAGAAGGTGCCCGCGACCTTCTTCCTCTCGGGCCCCTGGGCGAAGAATCACGCGGAGCTGGTGAAACAGATCCAGGCGGACGGCCACGAGATCGAGTCCCACGGCCACGCGCACGTCGACCTCAACACGCTGGGCCGCGAGGGCGCTGCCCGGAACATCGCCGCCGCCCACGCGATCCTGAAGGAGCTGACGGGCCGGGACCCCACCTACATCCGGCCGCCCAACGGCGCGTTCAACGAGGCCTCGGTGCAGGCGGCGAAGGACCTGGGCTACGCGACGGTCATCTGGTCCGTGGATTCGCTGGACTGGAAGAACCCGGGGGTGGACCGCATCGTGAACCGCACCGTCCGGCTGGCCCACCCCGGCGCCATCATCCTGATGCACGCCAGCGACTCCTGCAAGCAGACCGACCAGGCGCTGCCGGCCATCATCCGCTCGCTGCGGGAACAGGGCTACCGATTTCTCCTGCTGGACGACCTGATCCGCACCTACGGCGTGGACATGAACGGGCACATCCGGGTGCTGCGCTAG